Genomic DNA from Bosea sp. (in: a-proteobacteria):
GTTGCTGGTCTGGATGATCGTGCCGCTGGGCCTGACCATCTGGTTTTCATTGCTGCGCTACAACCTGCTCAATCCCGGCGGTGAAACCTTCACCGGGCTCGAAAATTTCCGCTATTTCCTGTCGGATCCCGCTTTCTTCAAGGCGCTGTTCAACACCCTTCTGGTGGTCTTCAATGTCATCGTGATCAGCATCGTCGGCGGCATCCTGCTGGCTCTGCTGCTCGACCAGCCGATTTTCGGCCGCAGCATCGTGCGCCTGATGGTCATCGCGCCATTCTTCGTCATGCCAACGGTCTCCGCCCTGGTCTGGAAGAACATGATGATGCACCCGGTTTCGGGTATTCTGGCAGCGGGCATGACCGCGATTGGGCTGAAACCGATCGACTGGATTGGCGATCTGCCGCTCACCTCCATCTCCATCATGGTGTCATGGCAGTGGCTTCCGTTCGCAACGCTGATCCTGCTGACCTCGCTTCAGTCTCTGGACCGGGAGCAGAAGGAGGCGGCAGAGATGGACGGGGCCGGGTTCCTCTCCCAGTTCATCTTCATCACGCTGCCCCATTTGGCTAGGCCTATTGCTGTCGTGATCCTGATCGAGACAATCTTTCTGCTGAACATCTTTGCCGAAGTCTATGTCACAGGCACCGGCGGCACGGCGGGGAACCTGTCCTATCTCGTCTACTTCCAGGGCCTGCTGAACTATGACGTAGGGGGTGCATCGGCAGGCGGCATCATCGCGGTTGTGCTTGCCAACATCGTCGCGATCTTCCTCATTCGCCTCATTGGCAAGAATCTTGAGAACTAATCTTGAGAACTAATCGCGAAAACTGAAATTGAACACTAATCTCGATCGCTGAGCATGGCACGCCGAACCTCGACGCTTCATCGCATCTTTGTCACTGCACTGGCATGGGTCGTCGGTTTCCTCATCTTCTTCCCTGTGCTCTGGACCATCCTGACCAGCTTCAAGAGCGAACTCGACGCCTTCTCGCTGCCGCCGAAGTTCCTGTTCTTCCAGTGGACCACGGAAAACTATGCCGACGTGCAGGCGCGCTCCAACTACCTGCGCTTTGCCATGAATTCCGTGGCGCTGGCGCTGGGCTCGACGCTGGTTGCGCTGCTCTTTGCGGTTCCGGCCGCCTGGGCCATGGCTTTCCAGCCAACGAAGAAGACCAAGGACCTTCTGATGTGGATGCTGTCGACCAAGATGATGCCGCCAGTGGGAGCGTTGATCCCGGTTTATCTGCTGTTCCGCGATTTCGGGCTGCTGGATACGCGCGGCGGTCTTATTGTGATCCTTTTCCTGATGAACCTGCCCATCGTGGTCTGGATGCTCTACACCTATTTCAGGGAAATCCCGGTTGATATCCTGGAAGCAGCGCGCATGGATGGCGCGACGCTGTGGAAGGAGCTGGTGTTCGTGCTGGCCCCGATGGCGCTGCCCGGCATTGCCTCCACAATGCTGCTCAATGTCATCCTGGCCTGGAACGAGGCATTCTGGACACTGAACCTGACCACATCGAACGCGGCGCCCCTGACCCAGTTCATCGCCAGCTTTTCGGCGCCGCAAGGATTGTTCTGGGCCAAGCTGTCGGCGGCCTCGACAATGGCCATTGGCCCCATCCTTATCCTCGGCTGGTTTGCCCAGAAGCAGTTGGTCCGCGGCCTTACATTCGGAGCGGTGAAATGAAGGGGTCCATCCAACTGAGCGGCGTGGAGAAGGCCTTCGCCGAGGTGAAGGTCATCAAGGGTGTCGACCTTGCAATCAGGGGCGGTGAGTTCGTCGTTTTCGTGGGTCCATCGGGCTGTGGCAAGTCAACCTTGCTCCGGCTCATCGCAGGTCTCGAAGACACGACCGGTGGCAGCATCCGCATCGATGATGCGGATGTGACCGATCTGCCCGCGGCCAAACGCGGGCTCGCCATGGTGTTCCAGTCCTACGCGCTCTATCCGCACATGAGCGTGCGCAACAACATCGCCTTTGGTCTGAAGATGGCGAATGTGCCCAAGCCCGAGATTGCCGCCAAGGTGGAAAAGGCGGCGCGCACGCTGAACCTGACAGATTTTCTTGATCGCAAGCCTGCCCAGCTCTCCGGCGGGCAGCGTCAGCGCGTCGCCATAGGACGCGCCATCGTGCGTGAACCCAAGGCGTTCCTGTTCGATGAGCCGCTGTCCAACCTTGACGCCTCGCTGCGCGTGCAGATGCGGCTCGAGATCGCCCAACTCCACCAATCACTGAAATCGACGATGGTTTACGTTACCCACGACCAGGTGGAAGCCATGACGATGGCTGATCGCATCGTCGTGCTCGACAAGGGACAGGTGCAGCAGGTCGGCACGCCGCTTGAACTCTACAACCGGCCGGACAACCTGTTTGTCGCTGGCTTCATCGGTTCGCCGCGCATGAACCTCATCTGCGCTGGCGAGGCAAGCGGCCGTTATGGCGCGGCGACCATCGGCATCAGGCCGGAGCACATCACGCTCGATCAGGCAGGGCCGCATGCCGGCACGATCCGGCTGGCGGAACATCTGGGCTCAGACACGTTCCTGCATCTCGATGCTGGCGAGCTTGGTCCAGTGGTGGTGCGAGCCACTGGCGAATTCGCAGCAGAAGCGGGCGGTGTGGCGCGTTTCGCCTTCCCGCCTGAACGCATCCACCGCTTCGATTCAGCAGGGAAAGTCATGCGCACGTGAGGCTTGCCGGAAAGACTGCAATCATCACTGGCGGGGCGCGCGGCATCGGTCGGGCCATCGCCGAGGGATACGCCGCAGAAGGTGCGCGCGTCTGCATCGCGGACATCAATGGTGCGGATGCAAAGTCCACCGCCGCCGCGATTGGCTCGGGCGCATTCGCGCTGAGTCTGGATGTGACGAGCGCCGCATCCATCGCCGGGTGCGTCGCCGATATGGAGCGCATCGCCGGCGGCGTCGACATCCTGGTGAACAACGCCGCCATCTTCGACATGGGGCCGCTGACCGAAATCACCGAGGCAAGCTATGACCGCGTTTTCGCCGTCAACGTCAAAGGCGCGCTGTTCATGCTGCAGGCCGTGGCCAAGTCGATGGTCGCGGCCGGCAAGGGTGGCAAGATCATCAACATGGCATCGCAGGCCGGCCGACGGGGCGAGGCGTTGGTCGCGGTCTATTGCGCCTCGAAGGCGGCCGTCATCAGCCTTACGCAATCGGCCGGCCTCGCCCTTATCGGACACGGCATCAACGTCAACGGCATCTCGCCCGGCGTTGTCGACACGCCGATGTGGACCGAGGTTGACGCCATGTTCGCGCGGCACGAAAACCGTCCGCCCGGCGAGAAGAAGCGTCTCGTGGGCGAAGGCGTGCCTTTCGGCCGCATGGGCAAGCCCGAGGATCATGTGGGATGCGCCATCTTTCTCGCATCCGGTGAAAGTGACTATGTCGTGGCGCAGACATTCAATGTTGATGGCGGCCAATGGATGAGCTGATGAAGATGACCCGAACCGTGCCCCTGTCGCTGGCGACACTGGACCAATTGCCGATCGGCGTCGGCAAGCCGCATTATCGCCGCGACGCAATCACGCCCGGCATCGTGCATTTCGGCGTCGGGAATTTTCATCGCTCTCATCAGGCGGTGTATCTCGATGACCTGATGAACCGGGGCGAGGCTCGTAACTGGGGGGTCGTCGGCGCGGGTGTCACGCGGTTTGACGAGGCGATGCGACAGCGGCTGTCGGGCCAGGATTTCCTGACAACACTGGTCGAGCAGGATGCTCATGGCCGATCCGTCCGCATTGTCGGCAGCATGATCGATTTCATCG
This window encodes:
- a CDS encoding sugar ABC transporter permease, producing MATQHANKLSRLAVAPSVAVLLVWMIVPLGLTIWFSLLRYNLLNPGGETFTGLENFRYFLSDPAFFKALFNTLLVVFNVIVISIVGGILLALLLDQPIFGRSIVRLMVIAPFFVMPTVSALVWKNMMMHPVSGILAAGMTAIGLKPIDWIGDLPLTSISIMVSWQWLPFATLILLTSLQSLDREQKEAAEMDGAGFLSQFIFITLPHLARPIAVVILIETIFLLNIFAEVYVTGTGGTAGNLSYLVYFQGLLNYDVGGASAGGIIAVVLANIVAIFLIRLIGKNLEN
- a CDS encoding carbohydrate ABC transporter permease, encoding MARRTSTLHRIFVTALAWVVGFLIFFPVLWTILTSFKSELDAFSLPPKFLFFQWTTENYADVQARSNYLRFAMNSVALALGSTLVALLFAVPAAWAMAFQPTKKTKDLLMWMLSTKMMPPVGALIPVYLLFRDFGLLDTRGGLIVILFLMNLPIVVWMLYTYFREIPVDILEAARMDGATLWKELVFVLAPMALPGIASTMLLNVILAWNEAFWTLNLTTSNAAPLTQFIASFSAPQGLFWAKLSAASTMAIGPILILGWFAQKQLVRGLTFGAVK
- a CDS encoding ABC transporter ATP-binding protein is translated as MKGSIQLSGVEKAFAEVKVIKGVDLAIRGGEFVVFVGPSGCGKSTLLRLIAGLEDTTGGSIRIDDADVTDLPAAKRGLAMVFQSYALYPHMSVRNNIAFGLKMANVPKPEIAAKVEKAARTLNLTDFLDRKPAQLSGGQRQRVAIGRAIVREPKAFLFDEPLSNLDASLRVQMRLEIAQLHQSLKSTMVYVTHDQVEAMTMADRIVVLDKGQVQQVGTPLELYNRPDNLFVAGFIGSPRMNLICAGEASGRYGAATIGIRPEHITLDQAGPHAGTIRLAEHLGSDTFLHLDAGELGPVVVRATGEFAAEAGGVARFAFPPERIHRFDSAGKVMRT
- a CDS encoding L-iditol 2-dehydrogenase, giving the protein MRLAGKTAIITGGARGIGRAIAEGYAAEGARVCIADINGADAKSTAAAIGSGAFALSLDVTSAASIAGCVADMERIAGGVDILVNNAAIFDMGPLTEITEASYDRVFAVNVKGALFMLQAVAKSMVAAGKGGKIINMASQAGRRGEALVAVYCASKAAVISLTQSAGLALIGHGINVNGISPGVVDTPMWTEVDAMFARHENRPPGEKKRLVGEGVPFGRMGKPEDHVGCAIFLASGESDYVVAQTFNVDGGQWMS